In Argiope bruennichi chromosome 4, qqArgBrue1.1, whole genome shotgun sequence, a single window of DNA contains:
- the LOC129966685 gene encoding histidine-rich glycoprotein-like — protein MRINMKLCLVLLVVAVAYVTAEPEPEPEPIEDKKVIVIKDKSEHHHHHHHHHHHHHKHGHDHKHGHEHKHGHEHKHEHGHKHGHEHKHEHGHKHGHLHKHGHEHKHGHEHKHEHGHKHEHGHKHEHGHKHAHAHKHGHEHKHGHEHKHEHGHKHGHLHKHEHGHKHGHHHHHAHKHGHGHKHEHGHKHGHEHKHGHGHKHEHGHKHEHGHKHGHAHKHEHGHKHGHEHGHKHGHEHGHKHGHVHKHGHEHGHKHGHAHKHGHEHKNGHAHKHGHEHKHGHGHKHEHGHKHEHGHKHGHAHKHGHGHKHGHEHGHHHGHKHHHKWHGIIHGHGHSLHAEPHGFEIPAVGEHHGFEGVSEVEHGHGFEVDAEPELEIEPHHQEIPEHDLYEAKTGGLDVPLTGFNSELKHESLFTGGQGLTQEYRKFGGSLGLGGDPFFGKFGGLGLSSIDRKDAFVKA, from the coding sequence aatcGAAGACAAGAAAGTAATTGTCATTAAGGATAAGAGTGAACATCACCACCATCATCACCATCACCATCACCATCATCACAAACACGGACATGATCACAAGCATGGACATGAACATAAACATGGGCATGAGCACAAACATGAGCACGGTCATAAACACGGACATGAGCATAAGCATGAGCATGGTCACAAGCACGGTCATCTCCATAAGCACGGCCATGAACACAAACATGGTCACGAACACAAGCATGAGCATGGGCACAAGCATGAACATGGACACAAACACGAACATGGTCATAAGCACGCACACGCTCACAAGCATGGACACGAGCACAAGCACGGTCATGAACACAAACATGAACACGGGCACAAACATGGGCATCTTCATAAACACGAACATGGACACAAACACGGTCACCATCATCATCACGCCCATAAGCACGGACATGGTCATAAACATGAACACGGCCACAAACACGGTCATGAACACAAGCACGGACATGGTCACAAACACGAGCACGGACACAAACATGAACATGGACATAAGCACGGACATGCCCACAAACATGAACACGGTCACAAACATGGTCATGAACATGGTCATAAGCACGGACATGAGCATGGTCACAAGCACGGACATGTCCACAAACACGGTCATGAACACGGACACAAACACGGTCACGCTCACAAGCACGGACACGAACACAAAAACGGACATGCTCACAAGCACGGTCATGAACATAAACACGGACATGGACACAAACACGAGCATGGTCACAAACACGAACATGGACACAAGCACGGACATGCCCACAAGCATGGTCATGGACACAAGCATGGACATGAGCACGGTCATCACCATGGTCACAAACACCATCACAAATGGCACGGAATCATCCACGGTCATGGCCACTCTCTTCATGCTGAACCCCATGGATTCGAAATCCCTGCAGTTGGCGAGCATCATGGTTTTGAAGGCGTATCTGAAGTAGAACATGGTCACGGATTTGAAGTCGATGCCGAACCTGAACTTGAAATTGAGCCCCATCATCAGGAAATTCCTGAACATGATCTGTATGAAGCCAAGACTGGCGGACTCGACGTTCCTCTTACTGGATTCAACAGCGAGCTGAAACATGAATCTCTTTTTACTGGAGGACAAGGACTTACTCAGGAATACCGCAAATTCGGAGGAAGCCTTGGACTTGGAGGAGATCCTTTCTTTGGCAAATTCGGAGGATTGGGTCTGTCTTCAATCGACAGGAAAGATGCCTTTGTCAAAGCATAA